A window of Planctomycetota bacterium genomic DNA:
GCCCGGGGAAAATCGGCCAACGTGACCGTCCTCACCGCGCCGCTGGGAGATCCCAAGGCGGCCGTGCGCTACGTCTTCGCCGACGGACGCAAATTCGAGCTCGAAGGAAAGCCCCCCGCGGAGAAGGAGAAGAAAGACCCTCCCGCGGATTCCAAGATCAAGCCCCTGGCCGACGACGACGTCGAGATCGAGGCCGACCGGCGGCCCTCGACGCGCACCGGCGGCAACGTCTTCATCCGAAACGCCACGATTCTCACCGTCGCCCGAGCGGGCGCCATCGAGCGCGGGTCGATCCTCGTCCGCGACGGCAAGATCGTCGAGGTGGGTCCCGATCGGCGCGCCCCCTCGGACGTTCCCATGATCGACGCGAGCGGGCTTTACGTCATGCCCGGCATCGTGGACTGCCATTCCCACATCGCCGTCCAGGGCGGACTCAACGAGTCTTCGCAATCGATCACCCCCGAAGTCCGGATCGCGGACGCCCTGGATCCGCGGGACGTGGCGATTTACCGGGCGCTGGCCGGAGGCGTCACCTGCGCCCAGATTCTTCACGGCAGCGCCAATTCCATCGGCGGCCAGAGCGCGCTCGTCAAGCTCAAGTACGGCATCTCGCCGCCGCGGGCCATGCTCATCCCGGACGCGCCGCGGCACGTCAAGTTCGCCCTCGGCGAGAACCCCAAGCAGTCCAACTGGGGGCAAAACCGCGGCAAACGTTTTCCGAACACGCGCATGGGCGTGGAGGCCGTCTTCCGTCGCGCCTTCGCCGAGGCCCGCGCGTACGAGGAGGCCCGCCGGCGCGATCCGCTCGTGCGACGGGATCTCCGCCTGGAGGCCCTGGCCGACATCCTGCGCGGGGACCTCCGCGTTCAGTGCCACTCCTACCGCGCCGACGAGATCCTCATGTTCCTCGACGTCGCGCGCGACTTCGGGCTGCGGCCGCCCGTGTTCCAGCACGTCCTGGAAGGGTACCGCGTGGCGCCGGAGCTGGCCGCCGCGGGGGCGGCGGCTTCGACCTTCAGCGACTGGTGGTCTTACAAGATCGAGGCCTACGAGGCGATCCCCCACAACGCGGCGCTCCTGACCCGGGCGAGCGTCCTGACCTCCGTCAACTCCGACAGCCCCGAACAGATCCGGCACCTCAACATCGAGGCGGCCAAGGCCATCAAGTACGGGGGCCTCTCGGAGGCCGAAGCGTTGGCGCTCGTGACGCTCCATCCGGCCCGCCAGCTCGGCATCGACGACCGGGTCGGCTCGATCGAACCGGGAAAGGACGCCGATCTCGCCTTCTACAACGGCCATCCCCTCTCGTCCTACAGCCGGTGCGTGCTCACGCTGATCGAAGGGGAAGTCTACTTTGAGGACCGTTCCGGGCCCGTTCACGCCACGGCTTCGTTCCGTCCCGAAACCCGCCCTCGCCGGGATCCTCTTCCCCTGCCGCGCGGCCCGCGCGTGGCCATCGTCAACGCCCAGGTCCACCCCGTCCTCCTTCCCCCCTTCCGGGGCGCCGTCCTCATCGACGGCGGCAAGATCGTCGGCCTGGGCCCCGACGTCCGGCCGCCCGACGGTTTCGAGATCCTGGACGCCGAAGGGCTTTCGGTCTATCCGGGCCTCATCGATCCCCTGACCGCGATCGGCCTGCTCGAAATCGGCTCCGTCGCCGGCACCCGCGACGAGGCGGAAATCGGGGAGGTCCAGCCGGACCTGCGGGCGATCGCCGCGATCAATCCGCACAGCGAGCACGTGGCCGTCACGCGCGCCAACGGGATCACCGCGGCCCTCGTGGTTCCCCAGGGAGGCAAGATCGCCGGCCAAAGCGCGCTCGTGCGCCTGGACGGCTGGGTGCCCGGCGAGATGTCCGTGCGCCACGTCTTCGCCCTTCACGTCCACGTGCCGCCCCGGCGCGACGGCGAGTCGAATTCCAAGGAGGAAGACGACCGCCGGCTCAAGGACATCCGGGACATTTTCCGCGAAGCGCAGGGCGCCGCGGCGGCCGGCGGCGCTCGGGATCCGCGTCTGGACGCCCTGGCGCCCTATCTCCGGAGGGAGCGTCCGGTCGTTTTCCACGCCCAGTCGGCCCGGGAGATCCGGGAGGCTCTCGAACTGGCGGCCGAGTTCGGCCTCCGGCCCATCCTCGCGGGCGGCCGCGAAGCCTGGAAGGTCGCCGATCTCCTGGCCGAAAAGAACGTCCCCGTGATCCTGGCCGGCGTCCTGCAGCTGCCGCTCAACGATCATGATCCCTACGACGCCGTTTTCGCCAATCCGGCGCGGCTGGCCAAGGCGGGCGTCCGGTTCGCCGTCAGCGCCGCGGAGATCTTCAGCGGAAACAGCCGGAACACGCCCTACCACGCGGCATGGGCGGCCGCCTACGGGCTGGATCGTGACGAGGCCCTGCGGGCCGTGACGGTCTACCCCGCGATGATCCTGGGGGTCTCCGAGAGAATGGGCAGCCTGACGCCCGGCAAGGACGCGGACCTGATCGTCACGACGGGCGATCCGCTCGAAGTCGTGACCGACGTCGTCGCCATGTTCATCCGCGGCCGGCCGGTGCCGCTGGAGTCCAAGCACACGCGGCTCTACGAAAAGTTCCGGCGCCGCCTGGAAGACCGGAGCGCGCAGCCCCGGTAACGGCGCCGCTACGGCCGCGCGATCAGCAGAAGATGCTCCCGCCGCGGGGGCCCGCCGGTCCAGTCGCGCCGCCGCTGCGAGGCCGCCGCGACGAGGCGCAACCCCGCCTCCGCCGCCAGCCCGGCGAACAGGCGGTCCGCGCGCAGGTCGCGTCCGTCCCCCACCAGGAGGAGCAGCCGGCCGCCCGGGGCCAGTGCCGCCGACAGACGTCCGAGGACCTTCCCCATATCCTCCTCGTATCCCGCTCCGCCCGCCCGTCGGGCCCCGATCTCGTGCGCTTCCTCGAAGGAAGGATCGATCCCGAAGAGCGGGTACCGCCGCGCCTGGTGCGCCG
This region includes:
- a CDS encoding amidohydrolase family protein; translated protein: MRLLGWGFLLAVWAVPGAAPVYAIRNATVVLAPFFTLEKGTVVIRDGLIADVGPDVEPPPDAEVLDGKGLFVYAGFIDGRTTLGLPDTKRPPDARRIAEGDKPDFARDAPASMEQANRKGIRPELDAAELVHISDADAKKAHAGGFAAAVVAAAEEYLSGRGAAITLSGAPRRNALLRAETGLHASFRSYGDGYPTTTIGVLAHLRQTLLDAAHYRKLWDAYRPGRPRPAVDPSLEALQPLLRGEVRLFFEADTETEIHRALDLAKEFGLRLVLVGGASAGRVAALLREKDVPVVLSLKLPREEKPSPEDPEKLRRERERLRHEEIDAALRLHEAGVPFCFSTAGLASPAEALSAIRRRIERGLPAEAALAALTTSPARLYGLSATHGTLARGKSANVTVLTAPLGDPKAAVRYVFADGRKFELEGKPPAEKEKKDPPADSKIKPLADDDVEIEADRRPSTRTGGNVFIRNATILTVARAGAIERGSILVRDGKIVEVGPDRRAPSDVPMIDASGLYVMPGIVDCHSHIAVQGGLNESSQSITPEVRIADALDPRDVAIYRALAGGVTCAQILHGSANSIGGQSALVKLKYGISPPRAMLIPDAPRHVKFALGENPKQSNWGQNRGKRFPNTRMGVEAVFRRAFAEARAYEEARRRDPLVRRDLRLEALADILRGDLRVQCHSYRADEILMFLDVARDFGLRPPVFQHVLEGYRVAPELAAAGAAASTFSDWWSYKIEAYEAIPHNAALLTRASVLTSVNSDSPEQIRHLNIEAAKAIKYGGLSEAEALALVTLHPARQLGIDDRVGSIEPGKDADLAFYNGHPLSSYSRCVLTLIEGEVYFEDRSGPVHATASFRPETRPRRDPLPLPRGPRVAIVNAQVHPVLLPPFRGAVLIDGGKIVGLGPDVRPPDGFEILDAEGLSVYPGLIDPLTAIGLLEIGSVAGTRDEAEIGEVQPDLRAIAAINPHSEHVAVTRANGITAALVVPQGGKIAGQSALVRLDGWVPGEMSVRHVFALHVHVPPRRDGESNSKEEDDRRLKDIRDIFREAQGAAAAGGARDPRLDALAPYLRRERPVVFHAQSAREIREALELAAEFGLRPILAGGREAWKVADLLAEKNVPVILAGVLQLPLNDHDPYDAVFANPARLAKAGVRFAVSAAEIFSGNSRNTPYHAAWAAAYGLDRDEALRAVTVYPAMILGVSERMGSLTPGKDADLIVTTGDPLEVVTDVVAMFIRGRPVPLESKHTRLYEKFRRRLEDRSAQPR